The Bacteroidales bacterium genome segment GTTTAATTGATACGGTATTTTATTTATCTATAAATTTTCTAATAATATTTCTTCTACTGTTTTCTCATTATCAGAGAATAAAAGCATTTCGATACCCATACTTTCTAAAGCGGCTTTAGCTTTTGGACCAAAATCAGAAGATAATAATTTGTTTACACCTAAATTTACTACTTGTTCAGCTGCTTTTGGACCAGCTCCTCCTGAAGCATCTTTAGCTTCATTTTCGTAGAAATTAAATTCTTTGCTTTCTGAATCGTATACGGCAAAAAAAGCACCACGTCCGAAACGAGGATCCATTTTTGAAGCTTTATTGTTTTCTAAAGAGGTAATTGCAATTTTCATAATTTTAATTTTTATGTTTTTGTTGATTTTTAATTTTATTTATATTGGTGTAGTGTGCAGAATTCTCTCGCACATAATGTACTTGGCATTCGTTGCATACAACAGATTTACATGGTGTTCCGGCTTGGTGCTTTTGTCTTCTGCCACAGGCAGGACAAATGCAATAACCTAAATCGCCCATTGCATTTCGTGGGTTTGGTGGAGTATTAACAGCCTTATTTAGTGTGCCATTAATATGTTCTATATTTTTAGAATGACAAACGGGACAACTTTCTCCGGTATTATTTATGGTTCCTCTAAAAGTTGTGTCGCAAGTTAAACACCTGAACCATTCGTGCTCAAATACTACATTTCCACCTGCTACGTTAAGCACTCTGTTTTCTATTAAAGCTTTGGCCATTTTAATTCGTGCCGCTTCGTAAATACGAGTAAAAGTTGGACGAGAGACATTCATCTCGTTAGCTGCTTCTTCTTGGGATAGCCCTTTATAATCTGCCAAACGTAGAGATTCATATTCTTCAAAAAATAGTTGAATATCCTGATCTTCATCCAGATTTTTTCTTAATGGGCGAAATCCATAACCAACGGGTGGTTTTTGTAATCTTCTATGTCGTTTTGGTCTTGGCATTCTAAAGCATATTATTCTCTTACAAGAGATTCGTTTGCAAAAGTAATGCACATATGTTCATTACGCAAATTTTTTTTACCTTTTTATTAAAGGGTGTAAGGTGTTGAAAAACAACCTTATGTGTTGAGGTTTATACTCTTTCTTTGATAAGTCCTTTTCGGTAAGCGGCTAAAAGCATCTTTAAATCACCGACTTGTTCTTTTAAATCATTACCGATATCTGTATCTGCAACACGTT includes the following:
- a CDS encoding NifB/NifX family molybdenum-iron cluster-binding protein; translation: MKIAITSLENNKASKMDPRFGRGAFFAVYDSESKEFNFYENEAKDASGGAGPKAAEQVVNLGVNKLLSSDFGPKAKAALESMGIEMLLFSDNEKTVEEILLENL
- a CDS encoding DUF134 domain-containing protein, which codes for MPRPKRHRRLQKPPVGYGFRPLRKNLDEDQDIQLFFEEYESLRLADYKGLSQEEAANEMNVSRPTFTRIYEAARIKMAKALIENRVLNVAGGNVVFEHEWFRCLTCDTTFRGTINNTGESCPVCHSKNIEHINGTLNKAVNTPPNPRNAMGDLGYCICPACGRRQKHQAGTPCKSVVCNECQVHYVRENSAHYTNINKIKNQQKHKN